In Gemmatimonadaceae bacterium, the genomic stretch ACCGAGCGCGCCGATGGCGTCGAACTCGGGATGCAACGCAGTATCCCCCGCGAAGTAGACGCGGCATCCGCCCACGTCGATCGTCCAGCCACACCATAACGTCTCGTTGCGATCGCCGAGTCCGCGCGCGCTGAAATGTTGCGCGGGCGTGCACACCGCGCGGTACATCGGTGTTTCCACGGATTGCCACCAATCGCGCTCGACGAGGTGACGAACGCCGAACGAACGGAGAAGCGGTCCGACGCGGAGTGGGCACAGCCACGCCGCGTTCGGAAATCGGTTCGCGATACGCTTCACCGTGTGTGCGTCGAGGTGGTCGTAGTGGTTGTGTGACTGCAGTACGACGTCGATATCGGGCAGGTCTTCAAAGCGCAGACCGGGCGACATCAAGCGGCGCGGACCTGCCCACTGTACAGGAGACGCCCGATCGCTCCACACCGGATCCGTGAGAATGTTGACGCCGCCGATTTGCAGCAGCACGGTGGAATGTCCGATCCACGTCGCCGCGCGATGGTCCCGGGCCGCGCGCGGCGCGACGATCGCCGGCGTGCGTCGCGGCAACCCATTGCGCGGCGGATCCGGCTCGATGGCTTTGCGGCGTCGATCGACCAGCCGCCACTTCAAAAAATCCTTGAAGCCGTGCAGCTCACCGCCCGGCCACGGATTCACGAATCCGCCGGGGCGATGGTGGGAGCCAGCTGCGGTGTTATCGTAGTCGGTCACGATTCATTTCAAGGGTGGCGGCGACAACGTATCCCTGTATCGTAAAGCTGAAGGCAACCCTTCATCGGAGCACCCAATGGGAGCAGCGGCCGCCATCGTCCTGCGGAGGCAGCGCGATATCGTGTACATGTATCTCGGCGCCGGCGCCACGTCGCCGGCGGACGCGCGCGCGCCGGGCGATCTCGGTGTGGAATCGAATCGCATCTTTCGCGGCCTGGTGAATCGCGCGGTGCTTCGCGACGCGGGGAACGGGCGCTACTATCTCGATGAAGCGAGTTGGAAGGCGTTGAATCGCGGGCGGCGTCGCGCCGTGTTGATTGTCGTCTTGCTCGCGGCTCTCGTCACGCTGCTTGTCTCGTTGAACGTCATCGCGAAACGCTAGCCGGCGATGAAGACTGCCGGCCGTTCCGTCTTGCTGCTCGGCGCGACCGGCTTGGTCGGTCGCGAATGTCTCCGCCAACTCG encodes the following:
- a CDS encoding MBL fold metallo-hydrolase; the protein is MTDYDNTAAGSHHRPGGFVNPWPGGELHGFKDFLKWRLVDRRRKAIEPDPPRNGLPRRTPAIVAPRAARDHRAATWIGHSTVLLQIGGVNILTDPVWSDRASPVQWAGPRRLMSPGLRFEDLPDIDVVLQSHNHYDHLDAHTVKRIANRFPNAAWLCPLRVGPLLRSFGVRHLVERDWWQSVETPMYRAVCTPAQHFSARGLGDRNETLWCGWTIDVGGCRVYFAGDTALHPEFDAIGALGPFDVVMLPIGAYEPRWFMRAVHMNPDDAIQAYEHIAGAASTTPACLALHWGTFRLTDEPVLEPPRLFSELWNARGLPADKNWTLAHGETRRF